A genome region from Labilibaculum antarcticum includes the following:
- a CDS encoding FMN-binding protein, which yields MLINKLKKSLINGFAFASLLIAFYIGQSNTKEIDLISHSRLFQEYQIDKICNEKGSIIAYKGNNLIGYVSCGESQGYGGPLKVMILADSLGKIINSELLHDTETHAYIEKLKNKHYFDQYPNKILNDKFLIHDDISAVSGATISSNAIALASREASWSIASHNFSMDLPDVGIGWKFGLYELLVLLIFILAFIATQFKNKKLRYLTLFSSFIVIGFLINSSISLSHIARLILGFIPDIRQHLVWWILLIGNLLIITILGKNVYCNSICPFHAGQILLNKISGINFKIAPQLSRYLIKTPKFLLWLSLLLILISKNPTLAAYEPFAMFFSLDGIGIQWYILPASLIGSLFISDFFCHYFCPVGASFRWLIDIRKKLINQLKKQNG from the coding sequence ATGTTAATCAATAAATTAAAAAAATCATTAATCAACGGATTTGCATTTGCAAGTCTGTTGATTGCTTTTTACATTGGACAATCGAACACAAAAGAGATTGATCTAATTTCTCATTCTAGATTGTTTCAAGAGTATCAAATCGATAAAATATGTAATGAAAAAGGAAGTATAATAGCATATAAAGGAAATAATTTAATTGGTTACGTTTCTTGTGGAGAATCGCAAGGTTATGGAGGCCCCTTAAAAGTGATGATATTAGCTGATAGCTTGGGGAAAATTATCAATTCAGAATTGCTTCATGATACCGAAACACATGCTTATATCGAAAAATTAAAAAATAAACATTACTTCGATCAATATCCCAATAAAATACTTAATGATAAATTTCTGATACATGATGATATTTCAGCAGTTTCGGGAGCAACTATCAGTTCCAATGCAATAGCCTTAGCAAGCAGGGAAGCCTCATGGAGCATTGCTTCTCATAACTTTTCTATGGATCTTCCCGATGTGGGTATTGGCTGGAAATTTGGTTTATATGAACTCTTAGTGCTTTTAATTTTTATTCTGGCATTTATTGCAACTCAATTTAAAAATAAAAAACTAAGATATCTGACCCTTTTCAGTTCCTTTATCGTTATCGGTTTTTTGATTAATTCATCCATTTCACTTTCTCACATAGCCAGATTGATATTGGGATTCATTCCAGATATCAGGCAACATCTTGTATGGTGGATTCTCTTAATTGGAAATCTGTTGATAATTACCATTTTGGGAAAAAATGTTTATTGCAACTCAATATGTCCATTTCATGCAGGACAAATATTGCTAAATAAAATTTCAGGAATCAACTTCAAAATAGCTCCACAGCTAAGCAGATACCTAATTAAAACGCCTAAGTTTTTATTGTGGTTGTCTTTACTATTAATCTTAATTTCGAAAAATCCTACACTGGCAGCATACGAACCATTCGCAATGTTTTTCTCATTAGATGGTATTGGTATCCAATGGTATATTCTTCCAGCATCATTAATCGGATCACTCTTTATTTCTGATTTTTTCTGTCATTACTTTTGCCCTGTTGGTGCCAGTTTTCGATGGCTTATCGATATCAGAAAAAAATTGATTAACCAATTGAAGAAACAAAATGGATAA
- a CDS encoding reductive dehalogenase — translation MTDKKTDNSSALNRRNFLKLGAAGAALGAIAIPAKAKETITKKIDEKTAGNFIKTHDEFPHEIRDDYKPHSNQDIMFTAGFWGFHPEDVDVANSGKQFGYKTFMHYEEKKGFDQLSKALNAGGWALHNNVSPLASQAISGSGILKWDQYRKKEGEFLPHHDWVNEHQYEFENKQEATNAIKRAAKLYGADLVGITKRDKRWDYSDFVDPQAIMEGRPEDSVYGWERFPFEPKSVIVVAFEMDYEAIATAPTDVQGAGAGAEYSSMTKTVYQMAVFLKQLGYQAVPCGNDTGLSIPYAIAAGLGEGSRMGNLITYKYGPRVRLAKIYTDFEFVEYDKPIEFGAMEFCKNCMRCADACPNGAITFDKEPSFEPTHENKDRSWYNAKGVKKYYMDARKCFYTWGEFGTDCGSCMASCPYNKPDFWHHRLVDKITAAMPGPVHDFMREMDQLFGYGEVGNLEKIDKFYDPKGRSYNGH, via the coding sequence ATGACAGACAAAAAAACTGACAATTCAAGCGCCTTAAACAGAAGAAATTTCCTTAAGCTTGGTGCTGCAGGTGCCGCACTTGGTGCTATAGCGATACCTGCAAAAGCAAAAGAAACGATAACTAAAAAAATTGATGAAAAAACTGCTGGGAATTTCATCAAAACACATGATGAATTTCCACATGAAATTCGTGATGATTATAAACCTCATAGCAACCAAGATATTATGTTTACGGCTGGTTTTTGGGGATTTCACCCTGAAGATGTAGATGTAGCAAACTCAGGAAAACAATTTGGCTACAAAACATTTATGCATTATGAGGAGAAAAAAGGATTTGATCAATTATCAAAAGCTTTAAATGCCGGAGGTTGGGCATTGCACAATAATGTTTCTCCTTTAGCCTCACAAGCTATTTCGGGCTCAGGAATTCTAAAATGGGATCAATATAGAAAAAAAGAAGGTGAATTTCTTCCCCATCACGACTGGGTAAACGAACATCAGTACGAATTCGAAAATAAACAAGAGGCTACTAATGCTATTAAAAGAGCCGCAAAACTATATGGTGCCGATTTAGTAGGAATTACCAAAAGAGATAAGCGATGGGATTATTCTGATTTTGTAGATCCTCAAGCAATAATGGAAGGCAGACCTGAAGACTCTGTTTATGGTTGGGAAAGATTTCCTTTCGAGCCTAAATCTGTAATTGTAGTGGCTTTTGAAATGGATTATGAGGCCATTGCGACCGCCCCTACTGATGTTCAAGGTGCAGGTGCAGGTGCAGAATACTCATCAATGACAAAGACTGTTTATCAAATGGCTGTTTTTTTAAAGCAATTAGGATATCAAGCTGTGCCATGCGGAAATGATACTGGTTTAAGTATTCCATACGCCATTGCTGCCGGATTAGGTGAAGGGTCAAGAATGGGAAATTTAATTACCTATAAATATGGACCTCGTGTTCGATTGGCGAAGATTTATACTGATTTTGAATTTGTTGAATACGACAAACCTATTGAATTTGGTGCAATGGAATTCTGTAAAAACTGTATGAGGTGTGCTGATGCATGTCCGAATGGAGCAATTACTTTTGATAAAGAGCCCTCTTTTGAGCCAACTCATGAAAACAAAGACAGATCCTGGTACAATGCTAAGGGAGTGAAAAAATATTATATGGATGCTAGAAAATGTTTCTATACTTGGGGAGAGTTTGGTACTGATTGTGGTTCTTGTATGGCCTCCTGTCCTTATAATAAACCTGATTTCTGGCACCATAGACTGGTTGACAAAATTACAGCAGCGATGCCTGGTCCTGTGCATGATTTCATGCGAGAGATGGATCAACTTTTTGGATACGGAGAAGTTGGCAATCTAGAAAAAATTGACAAATTCTATGATCCAAAGGGACGAAGTTATAATGGTCATTAA
- a CDS encoding SphA family protein encodes MKKLLFLSLVLLFTSSLQAQQETGYYTYGVEGIKAASLPGPGFYYKMYNAYYSSDKLMDGNGDEMDIDFDVTVFANVHRFIYITNKKFLGADYGMNIIVPLVSTDLSIGAFGISDSQFALADITVEPVILGWHKDRFDAAFAVAAILPVGKYDMTEAVSTGKGMWTGMVTFGGTYYLTKNKLWAASALCRYETHSEKDDYKVTTGDGFGFEWGVSKTIPKANAVWELGVTGYAGWQVSDDKGADVFYDANDHDRQFAIGPSVRMIIPKLNMVFSLQAEKEFGVKDRSEGFMSCLSFVKGF; translated from the coding sequence ATGAAAAAATTATTATTCTTAAGTCTAGTTCTCTTATTTACTAGTTCACTTCAAGCGCAACAAGAAACCGGATATTACACCTATGGTGTTGAAGGAATTAAAGCAGCAAGCCTTCCAGGACCGGGTTTTTATTACAAAATGTATAATGCCTATTACTCATCGGATAAATTGATGGATGGCAATGGAGATGAAATGGATATTGACTTTGATGTAACTGTTTTTGCGAATGTACATCGATTCATCTACATCACTAATAAGAAATTTTTAGGTGCCGATTACGGAATGAACATTATTGTACCTCTTGTTTCTACTGACCTATCAATTGGAGCTTTTGGTATTTCAGATTCTCAATTTGCTCTTGCAGATATCACAGTTGAACCAGTAATATTGGGTTGGCACAAAGATAGATTTGACGCTGCATTTGCAGTGGCAGCTATTCTTCCTGTGGGAAAATATGATATGACGGAAGCTGTATCAACTGGAAAAGGAATGTGGACAGGAATGGTAACTTTTGGAGGAACCTATTATCTAACTAAAAATAAGCTGTGGGCAGCTTCAGCTTTATGTAGATACGAAACTCATAGTGAAAAAGACGATTATAAAGTTACTACTGGAGATGGTTTCGGATTTGAATGGGGTGTATCAAAAACAATTCCTAAGGCGAATGCAGTTTGGGAATTAGGAGTAACTGGATATGCAGGATGGCAAGTATCTGATGACAAAGGTGCTGATGTATTTTACGATGCAAATGATCACGATCGTCAGTTTGCTATTGGACCTTCTGTTAGAATGATAATTCCAAAATTAAATATGGTATTCTCGTTACAAGCTGAAAAGGAATTTGGCGTAAAAGATAGATCTGAAGGTTTCATGAGCTGCTTATCGTTTGTAAAAGGATTTTAA
- a CDS encoding helix-turn-helix domain-containing protein codes for MRISEIILLCALQTLGLMVILSHKKFRTPANLHLNVILFSMLIYYAFYYFTYSIADLKQYVPYFLCFAFISPPIIYFYCESIMTGKLAKFKSIAPHTILPLLLFLCVYVLDIYAYEILQKYVFIGMLLLLALLHILYPLLVISKLGKLYQLERFQIIGIFKYNKEKTLMIKLFVTMMLLHSVLLTGKAIVFCVTNEYWNFLEVINIVFFLILSYVIAYHVITSPNAIHHTKKKKTIVNFKQYSKSSLKEEDAKSIALRINKLFQEEKVYLDPEISLSATSKKLTIPSHHITETLNGLLGQSFNDFVNNYRVEEFKILLEDKKFRNYSILALAFEVGFKSKATFNASFKKFTKQTPSEYQKSLTIEK; via the coding sequence ATGAGAATTTCTGAAATCATTCTTCTTTGTGCCTTACAAACATTAGGGTTAATGGTTATTCTTTCACATAAAAAGTTCAGAACGCCAGCCAATCTTCATCTGAATGTTATTCTTTTTTCAATGTTGATCTACTATGCTTTTTATTATTTCACGTACAGCATCGCAGATCTTAAACAATACGTACCCTATTTTTTGTGTTTTGCTTTTATTTCACCTCCAATAATCTATTTTTACTGCGAATCGATAATGACAGGGAAATTGGCAAAATTTAAATCTATTGCTCCACATACCATACTCCCCCTACTTCTTTTTCTTTGTGTATATGTTCTGGATATATATGCCTATGAAATTCTTCAAAAATACGTATTCATAGGCATGCTATTGTTATTAGCCCTGTTACATATTTTATATCCACTACTTGTCATCTCTAAATTGGGGAAACTTTATCAGCTTGAGAGGTTTCAAATTATTGGCATCTTCAAATACAATAAGGAAAAAACCCTAATGATAAAGCTCTTTGTTACAATGATGCTATTACATTCCGTTCTCTTAACTGGTAAAGCAATTGTATTCTGCGTAACAAATGAGTATTGGAATTTTCTGGAGGTGATAAACATCGTATTTTTCCTAATACTTAGTTATGTAATAGCCTATCATGTAATTACGAGTCCTAATGCAATACATCACACAAAAAAGAAAAAAACAATTGTTAATTTCAAACAATACTCAAAATCAAGTCTGAAAGAAGAAGACGCAAAGTCAATAGCACTTCGAATTAATAAGTTATTTCAGGAAGAAAAGGTTTACTTAGATCCTGAGATTTCATTATCTGCTACCAGTAAAAAACTCACAATTCCTAGTCATCACATTACCGAAACGTTAAATGGCCTATTGGGACAAAGTTTTAATGATTTTGTAAATAATTACCGTGTTGAAGAGTTTAAAATTCTATTAGAGGATAAGAAATTTAGAAATTACTCTATTCTGGCTTTGGCATTTGAAGTTGGTTTTAAATCAAAAGCTACTTTTAATGCTTCCTTCAAAAAATTTACCAAACAAACTCCATCAGAGTACCAAAAATCCTTAACAATCGAAAAGTAA
- a CDS encoding 3-oxoacyl-ACP synthase → MSKYLEIKKELYRLASQIISEKLKFNQVTLQELKESAGNETKSSAGDKHETGRAMVHLEQEKMVQQLASNQSIQSVLHKIDPEISNPAISLGSLVITDKLRFFVSVPLGKVELNNNEYYLVSLTSPLAKQFVGKQKGDCIQFNKQDYLIEEIA, encoded by the coding sequence ATGAGCAAATACTTAGAGATAAAAAAAGAACTGTATCGGTTAGCATCTCAGATAATAAGTGAGAAGTTAAAGTTCAATCAAGTGACTTTACAGGAATTAAAGGAATCAGCAGGAAATGAAACTAAGAGTAGTGCGGGTGATAAGCATGAAACAGGGCGGGCTATGGTTCATTTGGAACAGGAGAAAATGGTTCAGCAATTAGCAAGCAATCAAAGCATACAAAGCGTATTGCATAAAATTGACCCTGAAATTTCAAATCCGGCTATTTCTCTTGGTTCTCTTGTAATTACGGATAAACTTCGATTTTTCGTGTCTGTTCCTTTAGGTAAAGTTGAACTAAACAATAACGAATACTACTTGGTTTCTCTAACCTCTCCACTTGCAAAACAATTTGTTGGCAAGCAAAAAGGGGATTGTATTCAATTCAATAAGCAAGATTATTTGATTGAAGAGATTGCATAG
- a CDS encoding NifB/NifX family molybdenum-iron cluster-binding protein — protein MKVLIPVVDHENAKNKITKEFDDAASYCIYDSLNKTYEWIPTNALTSKIGNISFALKRKGILSVIIREMPIMAIHLFTEMGIALYPAQGNSLDENINLFDKKELKPLTILNENVPQLAVSNRNSSCGSCSSGY, from the coding sequence ATGAAAGTATTGATACCAGTGGTTGATCATGAAAATGCAAAAAATAAGATTACAAAAGAATTTGATGATGCTGCCTCTTACTGCATATACGATAGCTTGAATAAAACTTATGAGTGGATACCAACTAATGCATTAACAAGCAAAATTGGCAACATAAGCTTTGCATTAAAACGCAAGGGTATCCTTTCGGTGATAATAAGAGAAATGCCAATCATGGCCATTCATCTTTTTACAGAAATGGGAATTGCATTATATCCTGCACAGGGAAATAGTTTAGATGAAAATATTAACCTGTTCGACAAAAAAGAATTGAAACCCCTTACTATATTGAATGAAAATGTTCCACAACTTGCTGTTTCAAATCGCAATTCATCTTGCGGATCCTGCAGTTCCGGATACTAG
- a CDS encoding DUF418 domain-containing protein produces MNAPVIKNRLHVVDALRGFALVSIMLLHNIEHFDIYFSPANLPAWMVSTDKIIWDSLFFLFGGKSYAIFALLFGLTFFIQTDNQNKRGNDFRARFAWRLVLLFIFGIINSAFYQGDILTLYAFVGLFLIPLVKLNNRWVFAIALLLFIQPYELFNLFKAIQNPDIKLANPISWTYFGKMNEYVKSDSFSNTVYGNLTNGKMAVINWSWENGRFFHILSTFLFGMLAGRMNLFSQSDKNTKFWTRTFIISIVLFIPLFILQKHLSGLISSEAIRRSVKTIEASWSNLSFMIFLVSGFVLLFNTNAFQNILKPFSAIGKMSLSNYVFQSILGASIYYGFGLGMYQYTGATYGLLIGISLALILGLFCFWWNKKHTHGPLEAIWHKATWLGAK; encoded by the coding sequence ATGAATGCGCCTGTAATCAAAAACCGCTTACACGTTGTCGATGCCTTAAGAGGTTTTGCCCTTGTTTCTATTATGCTTTTACACAACATAGAACATTTCGACATCTATTTCTCGCCAGCAAACCTTCCTGCATGGATGGTCTCCACAGATAAAATAATTTGGGATTCCTTATTTTTCCTTTTTGGAGGTAAATCATACGCTATATTCGCCTTACTGTTTGGCTTAACCTTTTTTATTCAGACTGATAATCAAAACAAACGGGGTAATGATTTTAGAGCCCGTTTTGCCTGGCGTTTGGTGCTTCTTTTCATTTTTGGGATCATAAACTCAGCATTTTACCAAGGCGATATACTTACTCTTTATGCCTTTGTGGGTTTGTTTTTAATCCCTTTGGTAAAACTGAACAACAGGTGGGTATTTGCTATTGCTCTACTCCTATTCATTCAGCCTTACGAATTATTTAACTTGTTTAAAGCAATACAAAATCCTGATATTAAATTGGCCAATCCAATATCATGGACCTATTTCGGCAAAATGAATGAATACGTTAAGTCGGATTCTTTTAGTAATACGGTTTATGGAAATCTGACCAATGGAAAAATGGCGGTTATTAACTGGAGCTGGGAGAACGGGCGATTTTTCCATATTCTTTCAACTTTTCTATTCGGGATGCTGGCCGGTCGGATGAATCTTTTTTCTCAATCGGATAAAAATACGAAATTCTGGACAAGGACATTTATCATTTCAATCGTCCTGTTTATCCCATTATTTATTCTTCAAAAACACCTAAGCGGATTAATTAGTAGTGAAGCCATCCGTAGATCTGTGAAGACCATCGAAGCCTCATGGAGTAATCTTTCATTCATGATATTTCTGGTATCCGGATTTGTTTTACTTTTCAACACAAATGCATTTCAAAATATTCTGAAACCTTTTTCAGCAATAGGAAAAATGAGCCTTTCCAACTATGTATTTCAATCCATATTAGGTGCAAGTATCTACTACGGCTTTGGTCTTGGAATGTATCAATACACAGGCGCAACTTATGGTTTGTTGATCGGTATCAGCCTTGCTCTAATTCTTGGGCTATTTTGTTTCTGGTGGAATAAAAAACATACTCACGGACCCTTGGAGGCTATTTGGCACAAAGCTACCTGGTTGGGTGCTAAATAG
- a CDS encoding porin family protein — MKKLVLLFAIIAIGTSSFAQDIKYGVKGGLNLANFSGDDLNGDSKADIYFGGFMRMTLSEWLAFQPELVYSRQGSSDDSEGIESKFKTNFLNIPLLLRAKMLGSDKLYAIAGPQVGIHLSSELEEDGDSMDFDKGMRDMDFSVVLGLEYELNTQFSIEVRYNFGLSEIFNDDYFEVDAKNSVFQVGIAASF, encoded by the coding sequence ATGAAAAAACTTGTACTATTATTTGCCATTATTGCAATTGGCACATCTTCTTTTGCCCAGGATATTAAATATGGAGTTAAAGGAGGTTTAAATCTAGCCAATTTTAGTGGCGATGACCTTAACGGCGATTCTAAAGCAGACATCTACTTTGGTGGTTTTATGAGAATGACTCTTTCAGAATGGCTAGCCTTTCAGCCCGAGCTGGTTTATTCCCGTCAAGGATCATCTGATGACAGTGAAGGAATTGAATCAAAATTTAAAACAAACTTTTTAAACATTCCTCTTTTGTTACGCGCAAAAATGCTTGGTTCCGATAAATTATATGCAATTGCAGGACCTCAAGTTGGCATTCACCTAAGTTCTGAATTAGAGGAAGACGGAGACTCCATGGATTTCGATAAAGGAATGAGAGATATGGATTTTTCAGTAGTTCTTGGTCTGGAATATGAACTCAACACACAATTTAGCATCGAAGTTCGATACAATTTCGGATTATCAGAGATATTTAATGATGACTATTTTGAAGTAGATGCTAAAAATTCAGTTTTTCAAGTCGGTATAGCAGCATCATTCTAA
- a CDS encoding Gfo/Idh/MocA family protein — translation MSEKNIRWGIIGCGNVTEIKSGPAYQKTKGFELKAAMRRDKAKLEDYASRHGIEKYDTNSDAIIQDSEIDAIYIATPPDSHKYYALKVAEAGKICCIEKPMAPNAQDCLDICDAFKQKQLPLFVAYYRRSLPRFKQVKEWLDEGVIGEPRHIRWHLSKSANELDLSGEYNWRTDSKIAAGGYFDDLASHGLDLFCFLLGDIKTATGLSLNQQDLYSSKDAVTACWIHENGVTGSGSWNFGCNNREDCVEIYGSKGKIEFSVFDETPLLLTNSEGMSELFIENPENIQLYHVKNIREHLLGNRKHPSTGQTAAHTTWVMDQILKG, via the coding sequence ATGAGTGAAAAGAATATTCGCTGGGGAATTATTGGATGTGGAAATGTAACCGAGATAAAAAGCGGACCCGCTTACCAGAAGACCAAAGGCTTTGAGCTGAAAGCCGCAATGAGACGTGATAAAGCCAAACTGGAAGATTATGCTTCCCGACATGGCATTGAGAAATACGATACCAATTCTGATGCAATTATTCAAGACAGCGAAATTGATGCCATTTATATTGCTACCCCGCCCGATTCGCACAAATACTATGCATTAAAAGTTGCCGAAGCTGGAAAAATTTGCTGTATTGAAAAACCGATGGCTCCAAATGCTCAGGATTGCTTAGATATTTGCGATGCCTTTAAGCAGAAGCAATTGCCTTTGTTTGTAGCCTACTACCGCAGGTCATTGCCTCGTTTTAAACAGGTAAAGGAATGGTTAGACGAAGGTGTTATTGGCGAACCAAGACATATAAGATGGCACTTAAGCAAGTCGGCCAATGAACTTGATCTGTCAGGAGAATACAATTGGAGAACCGACTCTAAAATAGCAGCGGGTGGCTACTTCGATGATCTGGCCAGCCATGGTCTCGACCTTTTTTGTTTTTTACTTGGCGATATTAAAACAGCTACCGGACTAAGCCTAAACCAACAAGATTTATATTCTTCAAAAGATGCAGTTACAGCATGTTGGATACACGAAAATGGAGTGACTGGTTCGGGAAGCTGGAATTTCGGCTGTAATAATCGTGAAGATTGTGTGGAAATTTATGGCAGTAAAGGGAAAATTGAATTCTCTGTTTTCGACGAAACGCCCTTGTTGCTTACAAATTCAGAAGGAATGAGTGAGTTATTCATCGAAAATCCGGAAAATATTCAGCTCTATCATGTTAAAAACATAAGGGAACATTTGCTGGGTAATCGTAAACATCCCTCAACTGGCCAAACTGCCGCACACACCACCTGGGTTATGGATCAAATACTTAAAGGGTGA
- a CDS encoding tetratricopeptide repeat-containing sensor histidine kinase has product MRKVLALTIIFICINFLTGFASTQDINQERFQIDSLKEVNQIETNQEQIVDNYNQIAYLFGGINIDSSLVYSSKGIILAKKINYLHGLAVSHSYQGRALIEAGKLKLSMENFDKALIQFSLEGDSINMLDCYSGISYLASYGSSQLKSLNYNLKALEFAEKLKDTSSLSTRYNNIGAIYKRLDNYDLALNYFQKSIDLEQKIISREQKKISKEQLAINVGSLAISYSNAGVLKVEHQKFKEAESDYQKIKSLLPKINSEYVRSYLFLSLAGYYNGINNFDSTNYYIVRARKICIENNYQHILVRVYRQQGETLLKQKQYRESIYFLDKCLNLSDSIGLHEEYPEIYKMSAEAYSHIGNHQKAYNSLLKANSAIDSLKSEKVTGFLVEFEEQKVKNEQEQQQLKLALKNQQVENTAIKMRNKFISALLAIIFLILAIVIVVFYFLKSKKNNKILKSNHKLIKKQKLLLEENIQKLEISEENLQKSNATKDIFFSIIAHDLKSPFSAILGFNDELALHYNEYSDDERMEMINHVGNASKSTYSLLENLLTWSRSQSGAIQLHKEAHQIKSLINESISPNLATAELKKINVVNNIDDTQMVWADKETIKVVVSNLFSNAIKFCNSGGVIYLSCKLNKNMLEICTRDTGIGMSEQIMDGLFNIEKNVQREGTNEEKGTGLGLILCQEFVHKNDGQIWVKSKLGEGSAMYFSLPVHQSN; this is encoded by the coding sequence ATGAGAAAAGTTCTAGCCCTCACGATCATATTTATCTGCATTAATTTCCTCACTGGTTTTGCATCAACACAAGATATAAATCAGGAGCGATTTCAAATTGATTCCTTAAAGGAAGTAAATCAAATTGAAACCAATCAGGAGCAAATCGTAGATAACTACAACCAAATAGCTTATTTATTTGGTGGTATTAATATTGACAGCTCTTTGGTATATAGTAGCAAAGGCATAATACTGGCCAAAAAAATTAACTACTTGCACGGACTTGCCGTATCTCATTCATACCAAGGCAGAGCACTAATTGAAGCAGGAAAGTTAAAACTGTCCATGGAAAATTTTGATAAAGCTCTTATTCAATTTAGCTTAGAAGGAGATTCAATCAATATGTTGGATTGTTACAGTGGCATAAGTTATTTAGCTTCTTATGGATCCAGTCAATTAAAAAGTCTTAACTATAATCTTAAAGCACTCGAATTTGCCGAAAAATTAAAAGATACGAGTAGTTTATCCACAAGATATAATAACATCGGTGCCATTTACAAACGACTCGATAATTACGATCTGGCCTTAAACTATTTTCAAAAATCTATTGATCTTGAACAAAAAATTATTAGTCGAGAACAAAAAAAGATTAGCAAGGAACAACTAGCCATTAATGTCGGAAGTTTGGCCATTTCCTATTCAAATGCAGGAGTTTTAAAGGTGGAACATCAAAAATTTAAAGAGGCTGAATCCGATTATCAGAAAATAAAAAGCTTACTGCCTAAAATTAATAGTGAATATGTTCGATCCTATTTATTTCTTTCCCTAGCAGGTTATTACAATGGCATCAACAATTTTGATTCAACCAATTATTATATAGTTAGAGCCCGTAAAATTTGTATCGAAAATAATTACCAACACATTCTGGTGCGAGTATATCGTCAACAAGGAGAAACGCTTTTAAAACAAAAACAGTATCGTGAGAGTATTTATTTTCTCGACAAATGCCTTAATTTATCCGATTCTATTGGTTTGCACGAAGAGTATCCAGAAATTTATAAGATGAGTGCTGAAGCTTATTCCCATATTGGAAATCATCAAAAAGCTTATAATTCACTACTAAAGGCAAATAGTGCTATAGATTCGTTAAAAAGTGAGAAAGTAACTGGGTTTTTAGTCGAATTTGAAGAACAGAAAGTAAAAAATGAACAGGAACAACAACAACTTAAACTGGCACTTAAAAATCAGCAGGTAGAAAATACTGCTATTAAAATGAGAAATAAATTTATAAGTGCCTTATTGGCAATTATCTTCCTCATTTTAGCAATTGTAATTGTTGTGTTCTATTTTTTAAAGTCCAAGAAAAATAACAAAATTCTGAAATCAAATCATAAACTAATTAAAAAACAAAAATTACTTCTGGAGGAAAATATCCAAAAACTTGAGATTAGCGAAGAAAACCTTCAAAAATCAAATGCAACCAAAGACATATTCTTTTCTATTATTGCTCATGATTTAAAGAGTCCTTTTAGTGCAATTTTAGGTTTTAATGATGAATTGGCACTCCATTATAATGAATATAGCGATGATGAGCGAATGGAAATGATCAATCATGTTGGAAATGCCTCTAAATCGACCTATTCCCTTCTCGAAAATTTATTAACATGGTCGAGGTCACAAAGTGGAGCAATTCAACTACATAAAGAAGCTCATCAGATTAAAAGCCTTATAAATGAGAGTATTTCACCAAACTTGGCGACTGCTGAATTAAAAAAAATCAATGTTGTAAATAATATTGATGATACACAAATGGTTTGGGCAGATAAGGAAACCATTAAAGTAGTCGTTTCCAATTTATTTAGTAATGCCATTAAGTTCTGTAATTCAGGTGGTGTAATTTATTTATCGTGCAAATTAAATAAGAACATGCTCGAAATTTGCACACGTGACACAGGTATTGGCATGAGTGAACAAATAATGGATGGTCTTTTTAATATTGAAAAGAATGTTCAACGCGAAGGAACCAATGAGGAAAAAGGAACGGGATTAGGTTTAATCCTTTGTCAGGAATTTGTTCATAAAAACGATGGCCAAATTTGGGTGAAAAGTAAGCTTGGTGAAGGCAGTGCAATGTATTTTTCTTTACCTGTACATCAAAGCAATTAA